A region from the Desulfobotulus pelophilus genome encodes:
- a CDS encoding Lcl domain-containing protein, whose translation MKKNPSRLCDWVFLIVCMVVLPSCSPKAVPMVVNSEGPYAVGNRGPAGGWIIHDKGHDSDGWRYLEAAAQDQTPLSWRHKGLVRWGCSGQPVPGARYAGLGWGGVNTQAIVDACSEPDIAARLCTEYRGGDRDDWYLPALDELNIIYIHLFQQGIGGLGLGEYWSSTETTRGYVWSHNFSNGKQLYSGKNPKYRVRCVRAFSGNKE comes from the coding sequence ATGAAAAAAAATCCGTCAAGACTGTGTGATTGGGTTTTTCTCATTGTTTGTATGGTTGTACTTCCATCCTGTTCTCCCAAAGCGGTACCCATGGTTGTCAACAGTGAGGGGCCTTATGCGGTGGGAAACCGGGGGCCGGCGGGAGGATGGATTATTCACGACAAGGGCCATGATTCGGATGGGTGGCGATATCTGGAGGCGGCTGCTCAGGATCAGACCCCTTTGAGCTGGCGGCATAAAGGGCTGGTACGATGGGGGTGCAGCGGTCAGCCTGTTCCCGGAGCCCGGTATGCGGGCCTGGGCTGGGGAGGAGTCAATACTCAAGCGATAGTGGATGCCTGCTCAGAGCCTGACATAGCGGCCCGCCTCTGCACAGAATATCGTGGTGGAGACAGGGATGACTGGTATCTGCCCGCTCTCGATGAGCTGAATATCATCTATATACATCTTTTTCAGCAGGGTATCGGAGGATTGGGCCTTGGTGAATACTGGAGCTCAACGGAAACAACCAGAGGTTATGTCTGGTCTCATAACTTCAGCAATGGCAAGCAGCTGTATTCCGGTAAAAATCCGAAATACAGGGTGCGCTGTGTCCGTGCTTTTTCCGGGAATAAAGAATGA
- a CDS encoding methyl-accepting chemotaxis protein: MRIAGKIQLLAGSVLVLCLGIAGGLAFHGLYSLEAMSLNAMERQLMEERQRQLEDLTSAAAHIVSSANFYTDAVNALSAMRFGTQQDDGFWVMDTAGMLYVSAVFPELAGTMQKGHFEDSDGRFLVDEILEAATTAEAGFLSFSFEKNGHTAERLLAYRVVPEWEWIVCADLWMDDVTQHLDARRMEYADAVLRTGKSMAGAGLVLGITLFIFVRWMTGRIFGPLRETAYRFREIAEGGGDLTASVRIWTRDEVGRMAKAFNAFLAMLRNMVGEIGQTAEAIRREGQGFTLVGRKLGETSLAVEKGIGGVEKEMGHLEEEMASVGKAILAVESDTCKVRDIAENLKEAVGLVAVQSTSLLDTTKTSLVRSEAASRCMQRLRGAAAHIHRVVDLITDIADQTQLLALNATIESARAGVAGRGFAVVASEIKELSRKTSAATEEIRGRLSEIYSSAGEAGEKIGGIVDVAQELEGRMRSMAEDMQRRQHQAADLTAAMAGIGCGVDRVRNSVGITLENTGKMAEEVEGLRHTAALLQKNSDEVGSAVTILETLSRDLGKRMGRFVVG, from the coding sequence ATGCGGATAGCAGGTAAAATTCAGCTTCTTGCGGGAAGCGTACTGGTGCTTTGTCTTGGAATTGCCGGAGGGTTGGCTTTTCACGGGCTGTATTCACTGGAAGCCATGTCGCTGAATGCCATGGAACGGCAGCTTATGGAAGAGCGGCAGCGTCAGCTGGAAGATCTTACATCGGCGGCTGCCCATATAGTATCCTCGGCCAATTTTTATACGGATGCGGTGAATGCCCTTTCCGCGATGCGTTTTGGCACACAGCAGGATGATGGTTTCTGGGTCATGGATACGGCGGGTATGCTTTACGTATCGGCGGTTTTTCCGGAGCTTGCCGGTACAATGCAGAAGGGGCATTTTGAGGATAGCGATGGCCGTTTTCTGGTGGATGAGATTCTGGAGGCAGCGACCACGGCGGAAGCCGGTTTTCTTTCTTTTTCCTTTGAAAAGAACGGGCATACTGCGGAAAGGCTGCTGGCCTACCGGGTGGTGCCGGAGTGGGAGTGGATTGTATGTGCGGATCTCTGGATGGATGATGTTACACAGCATCTGGATGCCCGGCGTATGGAGTATGCTGATGCCGTTTTACGGACAGGAAAGTCCATGGCTGGAGCAGGCCTTGTTCTGGGCATAACGCTTTTTATTTTTGTACGATGGATGACGGGCCGTATTTTTGGTCCTCTCCGGGAAACGGCATACCGTTTCCGTGAAATTGCCGAAGGCGGTGGCGATCTTACGGCCAGTGTACGGATCTGGACCCGTGATGAAGTTGGACGTATGGCAAAGGCTTTCAATGCCTTTCTCGCCATGCTGCGAAACATGGTGGGAGAAATCGGGCAGACGGCAGAAGCCATTCGCAGGGAAGGACAGGGCTTTACCCTTGTGGGCCGGAAGCTTGGGGAAACCTCTCTGGCCGTGGAAAAAGGTATCGGTGGTGTGGAAAAAGAGATGGGGCATTTGGAAGAGGAAATGGCTTCTGTAGGAAAGGCCATTCTTGCCGTGGAATCGGATACTTGCAAAGTTCGTGATATTGCTGAAAACCTGAAAGAAGCAGTGGGGCTTGTGGCTGTTCAAAGTACAAGCCTTCTGGACACGACAAAAACAAGCCTTGTCCGTTCGGAAGCAGCCAGCCGGTGCATGCAGAGGCTGCGAGGAGCCGCTGCCCATATTCACCGTGTGGTGGATCTGATTACGGATATAGCGGATCAGACCCAGTTGCTGGCTTTGAATGCCACCATAGAATCCGCGAGAGCTGGAGTAGCAGGCAGGGGTTTTGCTGTTGTGGCTTCAGAGATCAAAGAACTTTCCAGAAAGACATCCGCTGCCACGGAAGAAATACGGGGCAGGCTCAGTGAAATTTACAGCAGTGCCGGTGAGGCGGGAGAAAAAATTGGCGGCATCGTGGATGTGGCGCAGGAACTGGAAGGCAGGATGCGGTCCATGGCCGAGGATATGCAGAGGCGTCAGCATCAGGCAGCGGATCTTACGGCAGCCATGGCAGGTATTGGATGCGGGGTGGACAGGGTACGGAACAGCGTTGGTATAACTCTTGAAAATACAGGTAAAATGGCAGAAGAGGTGGAAGGGCTCCGCCATACCGCAGCCCTTCTTCAAAAAAACAGTGATGAGGTGGGTAGTGCTGTCACCATTCTTGAAACCCTTTCTCGGGATCTGGGGAAAAGGATGGGGCGGTTTGTGGTGGGTTGA
- a CDS encoding prolipoprotein diacylglyceryl transferase family protein, translating into MFSLFFMLVLALVLLVPAIWGVRCLPSEKYQMLAAFPVQHLENGSWKGMNLTWYGLLSASAYVLGTALGLVLLRASGAPLWACALTAMVLLCVCVPASRWIARIVEGKRHTFTVGGASFLGILLAPWVLVSVNMLITRYGYPPFSAVSALAAMALAHTCGEGMGRLACLSFGCCYGKPLRRLSPAMARFFEPMAMIFHGKTKKISYAHQLDGEPVLPVQALTLFIHIFLCLAGLGLFLGGKPLWALFLCLGGTQIWRVLSEFLRADYRGKQAFSAYQIMALSTLPYLFLCLKIPVFSENMAFVPDLKAGLTLLWTPGVLAGLFLLWILTFFYTGRSTVTGSELRFFVHGDRI; encoded by the coding sequence ATGTTTTCATTGTTTTTTATGCTTGTTCTGGCCCTTGTCCTGCTGGTTCCTGCCATCTGGGGGGTGCGCTGTCTGCCATCGGAGAAGTACCAGATGCTGGCCGCCTTTCCTGTACAACACCTTGAAAATGGATCATGGAAGGGCATGAACCTTACCTGGTATGGATTGCTGAGCGCATCGGCCTATGTGCTGGGTACAGCTCTGGGCCTTGTTCTCCTCCGGGCATCGGGAGCGCCTTTGTGGGCCTGTGCCCTCACTGCCATGGTGCTGCTTTGTGTCTGTGTTCCCGCATCCCGGTGGATTGCAAGGATTGTTGAGGGCAAGCGGCATACCTTTACCGTTGGCGGAGCGTCCTTTCTGGGGATTCTTCTGGCTCCATGGGTTCTGGTTAGCGTGAATATGCTGATCACCCGTTACGGGTATCCACCCTTTTCGGCGGTTTCCGCACTGGCTGCCATGGCTCTGGCCCATACCTGCGGGGAAGGCATGGGGAGACTGGCCTGCCTGAGTTTCGGCTGCTGCTATGGAAAACCCCTCCGCCGTCTTTCTCCTGCAATGGCTCGTTTTTTCGAGCCTATGGCCATGATTTTTCATGGGAAAACTAAAAAAATCAGCTATGCCCACCAGCTGGATGGAGAACCTGTTCTGCCGGTTCAGGCCCTCACCCTCTTTATCCATATTTTCCTCTGTCTGGCAGGTCTGGGGCTTTTCCTTGGCGGAAAGCCCCTGTGGGCACTCTTTTTGTGCCTTGGCGGCACCCAGATCTGGAGGGTGCTTTCCGAATTCCTGCGGGCGGATTACAGGGGAAAACAGGCTTTTTCCGCCTATCAGATCATGGCTCTTTCCACACTTCCCTATCTCTTTCTATGTCTGAAGATTCCAGTTTTTTCGGAAAATATGGCCTTTGTACCGGATCTGAAGGCGGGCCTGACCCTGCTCTGGACACCGGGAGTGTTAGCAGGACTTTTTCTTCTCTGGATTCTCACCTTTTTTTATACAGGCCGCAGTACGGTCACGGGGTCGGAGCTGCGCTTCTTTGTGCATGGAGACAGAATTTAA
- a CDS encoding zinc-dependent metalloprotease: MKEQSGEYRPITRHKKQHGRWLLFLMILPFLLTLSSCSSGAKPADPDVRVSLRTSEKDGEPKISIQKDALNREFLFQGNSVTLNQAGYFNGLKSRIVTFQQKGTSLFLLESPKGHTVTPDNPFALILAEFPILEDEGGWITFDFNAGMSKIFMTEEMYASDFYGEDYQPSFKTAPVRHSFLNGADVRHLNRLAVHQAAQVEDEDGSIIHAEVHYYLSPYRPDPDFEPTPSPGFAHAGYFEVMPQLKAGGGTEIFVMKWNIHKGPITYSMSANTPEEFREAIRNGVLYWNAALGQEVFAVDVAPEGVRAPDMDRNIIQWLDFDTAGFAYADMQADPRTGEILHSQIFMSSMWSVKSRKDAWRFVYQNKRTHHRHPSSDIYLTNFTKRHLCTIKPDDRMVTSITRLLSSNATDDMFLRAAQAEIQETITHEVGHTMGLRHNFAGNLQADLDHHSREDLYQLFLDRGAYRSVIPTTSIMDYNQHYESALNSRRYNEEEKALPHDISAMRYLYLGEPMDKDLYFCTDTDMNSMVDCLVFAHGTSPIAYGSSELYKSLQPKNLARELYLQMVLDILDGTPVDELYMNPEGLARSILSFKQKFLQPFTENAFYARALKSRYSDPGSVSSAQKRRDTVPLVEKDLEDWLLDKPYGLESLTDMFMVIQPEWEALWKNEFSILLDDPRFYNIETHEGGTLHLSAQERQKLKEAGNVFFEGLISALVSEDVKLLSEMSPIDIVDSSTGDDLLAAYKKTSRTYLMEKTSSLLNVSVGGQSLSLPVFRYEWQLRANARNLLDDRAVSSALWWGRRESRDIYQDLLLTLNTVVGPTGKDFFDSLLYDEFLDSTKPAFQWYLENCRLVGCGY; the protein is encoded by the coding sequence ATGAAAGAACAATCAGGTGAATACAGGCCTATTACCCGTCATAAGAAACAGCATGGCCGCTGGCTGCTGTTTCTTATGATTCTGCCCTTCCTGCTGACTCTGTCTTCCTGCAGCAGCGGTGCCAAACCAGCCGATCCCGATGTCCGGGTATCCCTGCGTACCAGTGAAAAGGATGGCGAACCAAAAATATCCATTCAAAAAGATGCCCTGAACCGGGAATTTCTTTTTCAGGGCAACAGCGTGACCCTGAATCAGGCGGGTTACTTCAATGGGTTGAAAAGTCGTATTGTGACTTTTCAGCAAAAAGGAACAAGTCTGTTTCTTCTGGAATCTCCCAAAGGACACACCGTCACTCCAGACAACCCCTTTGCCCTTATTCTTGCAGAATTTCCCATTCTCGAGGATGAAGGCGGCTGGATTACCTTTGATTTTAATGCGGGCATGTCCAAAATTTTTATGACCGAGGAAATGTATGCTTCGGATTTTTATGGTGAAGACTATCAACCTTCCTTTAAAACGGCTCCGGTGCGACATAGCTTTCTTAACGGTGCGGATGTAAGACATCTGAACCGTCTGGCCGTTCATCAGGCAGCTCAGGTGGAAGATGAGGATGGCAGCATCATTCATGCGGAAGTGCATTACTACCTTTCCCCTTACAGGCCGGATCCGGATTTTGAGCCCACACCCTCACCGGGTTTTGCCCATGCAGGGTATTTTGAGGTAATGCCCCAGCTGAAGGCAGGTGGTGGAACGGAAATATTTGTTATGAAGTGGAACATTCATAAAGGACCCATCACCTATTCCATGTCCGCCAATACACCGGAAGAATTCCGTGAGGCAATCCGGAACGGGGTGCTTTACTGGAATGCGGCTCTGGGCCAGGAAGTTTTTGCCGTAGATGTGGCGCCTGAAGGTGTCCGTGCTCCGGATATGGACCGAAATATCATCCAGTGGCTGGATTTTGATACGGCTGGTTTTGCCTATGCGGATATGCAGGCGGATCCGAGAACGGGTGAGATTCTTCATAGCCAGATTTTCATGTCCAGTATGTGGTCCGTAAAAAGCCGGAAGGATGCCTGGCGTTTTGTGTATCAGAATAAAAGAACCCATCACCGGCACCCCAGTTCAGATATCTATCTTACCAATTTTACCAAACGTCACCTCTGTACCATCAAACCTGATGACAGAATGGTTACAAGTATAACCCGCCTTCTGTCATCCAATGCCACGGACGATATGTTTCTCAGGGCTGCCCAGGCAGAAATTCAGGAAACTATCACCCATGAGGTAGGGCACACCATGGGCCTGCGTCATAATTTTGCAGGAAATCTGCAGGCGGATTTAGATCACCATAGCCGGGAAGATCTGTATCAGCTGTTTCTTGACCGGGGAGCTTATCGTTCCGTCATCCCCACCACCAGCATCATGGACTACAACCAGCACTATGAGTCTGCCCTGAACTCAAGGCGTTACAATGAGGAAGAAAAGGCTCTGCCCCATGATATCAGTGCCATGCGTTACCTGTATCTGGGGGAACCCATGGATAAGGATTTATATTTCTGCACGGATACAGATATGAATTCCATGGTGGATTGCCTTGTTTTTGCCCACGGGACATCTCCCATCGCCTACGGTTCTTCGGAGCTGTATAAGAGCCTGCAGCCAAAAAATCTTGCCAGGGAACTTTATCTGCAGATGGTGCTGGATATTCTTGACGGAACGCCCGTTGATGAACTTTATATGAACCCGGAAGGCCTTGCCCGTTCCATTCTTTCCTTCAAACAGAAATTTCTTCAGCCCTTTACGGAAAATGCTTTCTATGCCCGCGCCCTGAAAAGCCGTTATTCTGATCCCGGCAGTGTAAGCTCGGCACAGAAACGAAGGGATACCGTTCCTCTTGTGGAAAAGGATCTGGAAGACTGGCTGCTGGATAAGCCTTACGGCCTGGAGTCTCTTACCGATATGTTCATGGTTATCCAGCCGGAATGGGAAGCACTTTGGAAAAATGAATTCAGCATACTGCTGGATGACCCTCGTTTTTACAACATTGAAACCCATGAGGGCGGCACCCTGCATCTTTCAGCTCAGGAACGCCAGAAACTCAAGGAAGCTGGAAACGTTTTTTTTGAAGGACTGATTTCCGCACTGGTTTCAGAGGATGTGAAGCTCCTTTCCGAAATGTCTCCCATCGATATCGTGGACAGCTCCACAGGAGATGATCTGCTGGCTGCCTATAAAAAAACCAGCCGTACCTATCTGATGGAAAAAACCAGCTCGCTCCTCAACGTTTCCGTCGGTGGACAATCCCTTTCTCTGCCTGTTTTCCGTTACGAATGGCAGCTTCGGGCTAATGCCAGGAACCTGCTTGATGACCGGGCTGTGTCTTCGGCACTGTGGTGGGGCAGGCGGGAATCACGGGATATTTATCAGGATCTGCTTCTTACCCTTAATACGGTTGTGGGGCCAACGGGGAAAGATTTTTTTGATTCCCTGCTCTATGACGAGTTTCTCGATTCCACAAAACCAGCCTTCCAGTGGTATCTGGAAAACTGCAGGCTGGTCGGATGCGGGTATTGA
- a CDS encoding glycosyltransferase — protein sequence MARADLHVHSMYSERPANWFLQRIGASESYTRPEIIYEQAMARGMDFVTVTDHNCMDAALILKEQYPAKTFTGVESTTYFPENGCKIHLLLYGLTESDFKDVQKARKDIYQLRELVRERNMAHSVAHATYSINGKLSLDMLEKLMLLFNVFEGVNGARSMASNTAWTAVLRSLTPERMENLKTKHGILPMGEKPWIKGFTGGSDDHAGLFIAKAYTLAGAASPEAFLDALKTRQTCAHGQHNDARSLAFALYKIAYDFSMTESTSLHRSALSRLGDVILRPFTEKNDGKNPEKEWNEESQIRLLLDALSENPVLDMKNPDTGLWLEGIYDTITKISDTFFKHILLSIVNDVRQGNVDHCIYNVSSLLPGIFLSIPFFMTLRHMQDGRRLLEELRENYLEARPYEKKILWFTDTFHEMNGVAATLREIAEKSQKEGLPIRIVTSLPSGMAQTASDFLPDTLTDLSTFLGFPLPYYENIEIRVPSILTAIQKLSSFEVDEICISTPGPVGMLGLLLARLLNLPCKAVYHTDFAAQAKAITGSESLYNAVDSAVRLFYSFADEIFVPSRVYMDILAERGLEPSRMRLFLRAVDTELFAPSGEARGKILQQYGIEASRILLYTGRISKDKNIDEILEIHRCLQAEGHNVHMLLAGDGPDLDHLKKETAANPAITFTGRIPREELPMLYGGADLLLFPSTTDTFGMVVLEAQACGLPALVSDKGGPREIVVPGKTGEVLPAGDMDAWVRALSSLLSRMDIQPLTHARMRRAARKRGMTFSWENALEAIFSEEKREDRKKEELPAA from the coding sequence ATGGCCAGAGCCGATCTTCATGTCCACTCCATGTATTCCGAACGCCCTGCCAACTGGTTTCTTCAACGCATCGGCGCTTCCGAATCCTACACACGGCCGGAAATCATTTATGAACAGGCCATGGCAAGGGGCATGGATTTTGTCACGGTAACGGATCACAACTGCATGGATGCAGCCCTCATCCTCAAGGAACAATACCCGGCAAAAACCTTTACCGGGGTGGAATCCACCACCTATTTTCCGGAAAACGGCTGTAAAATCCATCTGCTCCTTTATGGCCTTACGGAATCGGATTTTAAGGATGTACAGAAGGCCAGAAAGGATATCTACCAGCTTCGGGAACTGGTCCGGGAAAGAAATATGGCCCATTCCGTGGCCCACGCCACCTACTCTATCAATGGGAAACTCTCGCTGGACATGCTTGAAAAACTGATGCTTCTTTTCAATGTGTTTGAAGGTGTCAATGGAGCCCGGAGCATGGCATCCAATACCGCATGGACCGCCGTATTACGTTCCCTGACTCCGGAACGGATGGAAAACCTGAAAACAAAACACGGCATTCTTCCCATGGGAGAAAAGCCGTGGATCAAAGGATTTACCGGCGGCTCCGACGACCATGCCGGCCTTTTCATTGCCAAAGCCTATACCCTTGCGGGAGCGGCAAGCCCGGAAGCTTTCCTTGATGCCCTGAAAACCCGTCAGACCTGCGCCCATGGTCAGCACAACGATGCCCGGTCCCTCGCCTTTGCCCTGTATAAAATTGCCTATGATTTTTCCATGACAGAAAGTACATCCCTTCACCGGTCTGCCCTGTCCCGCCTGGGGGATGTCATCCTCCGTCCGTTCACGGAAAAAAACGATGGCAAAAATCCGGAGAAGGAATGGAACGAAGAAAGCCAGATCCGCCTGCTCCTTGACGCCCTGAGCGAAAATCCGGTGCTGGACATGAAAAACCCGGATACCGGCCTGTGGCTTGAGGGGATTTATGATACAATAACCAAAATTTCTGATACTTTTTTCAAACATATTCTCCTTTCCATCGTCAACGATGTGCGTCAGGGCAATGTTGATCACTGTATCTATAACGTTTCCTCCCTTCTTCCCGGTATCTTTCTTTCCATTCCCTTTTTCATGACTTTACGCCACATGCAGGATGGCCGCAGGCTTCTGGAAGAACTCAGGGAAAACTACCTTGAAGCCCGACCCTATGAAAAAAAAATCCTGTGGTTTACGGATACCTTCCATGAAATGAACGGGGTGGCGGCTACTCTGCGGGAAATTGCGGAAAAATCGCAGAAAGAAGGGCTTCCCATACGTATTGTGACAAGTCTGCCTTCCGGGATGGCTCAAACAGCATCCGATTTTCTGCCAGACACCCTGACGGATCTCAGCACCTTTCTGGGTTTCCCCCTGCCTTACTACGAAAACATTGAAATCAGGGTACCCTCTATCCTTACGGCCATCCAAAAACTGAGCTCCTTTGAGGTGGATGAAATCTGTATTTCCACCCCCGGTCCGGTGGGCATGCTCGGCCTTTTACTTGCAAGACTTCTCAACCTGCCCTGCAAGGCCGTATACCATACGGATTTTGCAGCTCAGGCAAAGGCCATTACAGGCAGCGAATCCCTTTACAATGCCGTTGACAGTGCCGTGCGCCTCTTTTATTCCTTTGCCGATGAAATCTTTGTACCCAGCAGGGTCTACATGGATATTCTTGCAGAAAGGGGGCTGGAACCTTCCAGGATGCGTCTTTTTCTCAGAGCCGTGGATACGGAACTCTTTGCCCCGTCCGGAGAAGCCCGCGGAAAAATCTTACAGCAATATGGCATTGAGGCATCCAGAATCCTTCTCTATACGGGAAGGATTTCCAAAGACAAAAACATTGATGAAATACTTGAAATACACAGGTGCCTGCAGGCAGAGGGACACAATGTTCATATGCTACTGGCAGGGGATGGCCCGGACCTTGACCATCTGAAAAAAGAGACCGCCGCCAACCCCGCCATTACATTCACGGGCCGTATTCCAAGGGAAGAACTGCCAATGCTTTACGGTGGGGCAGATCTGCTGCTTTTTCCCAGCACCACAGACACCTTTGGAATGGTGGTGCTGGAAGCACAGGCCTGTGGCCTTCCTGCCCTGGTGTCCGATAAGGGAGGCCCCAGAGAAATTGTGGTGCCGGGTAAAACCGGAGAAGTGCTTCCTGCCGGAGACATGGATGCATGGGTAAGGGCTCTGTCCTCTTTGTTGAGCCGCATGGATATTCAGCCCCTGACCCATGCCCGCATGCGCCGTGCTGCCCGTAAACGGGGGATGACATTTTCCTGGGAGAATGCACTGGAAGCCATCTTTTCGGAAGAAAAAAGGGAGGACAGAAAAAAAGAAGAACTGCCCGCAGCATGA
- a CDS encoding phosphatidylserine decarboxylase: MSFSHHYLERHTGKKIKETFFADPLVRFLYHEVRENAPWLFSAFTSPVASRILGAVNYDLPFSSSKRLGQMIRELKINMEECLEPTSLCSPRTLFERKILYERYRPMTEDPLAIVSPSDSRMLPLDLSPSALIPVKGKFFDLPELCGNRPWHAVFLDGKAAVFRLTPDKYHYNHVPVSGRVEEIFMTDGRCHACHPDAVVREVSPFSRNRRLITLINTDVPGGSGLGLVAMAEVVALMIGGIRQACSQKAYDHPTDLLPGMFIHKGWPKSLFYPGSSTVVLLFEKDRMDFDRDLVSNSLRRDVASCFSRGFGLSLVETEVKVRETIGRTSTALNF; this comes from the coding sequence ATGAGTTTTTCCCACCACTATCTGGAACGCCATACGGGAAAGAAAATAAAGGAAACATTCTTTGCCGATCCTCTGGTGCGTTTTCTCTACCATGAAGTCAGGGAAAATGCCCCGTGGCTCTTTTCTGCCTTCACCTCCCCTGTGGCAAGCCGCATTCTGGGGGCCGTGAACTATGACCTTCCCTTTTCATCGTCAAAAAGGCTTGGACAGATGATCCGGGAGCTTAAAATAAACATGGAAGAATGTCTGGAACCGACCTCCCTCTGTAGCCCCAGAACACTTTTTGAAAGAAAGATTCTCTATGAAAGATACAGGCCCATGACCGAAGATCCTTTAGCCATTGTGTCGCCTTCCGACAGCCGCATGCTGCCTCTGGATCTTTCTCCATCGGCCCTGATTCCCGTGAAGGGTAAATTTTTTGACTTACCGGAGCTTTGCGGAAACCGGCCATGGCATGCTGTTTTTTTGGACGGGAAGGCCGCCGTATTCCGCCTCACGCCGGATAAATATCATTACAACCATGTACCGGTCAGCGGGCGAGTGGAAGAAATTTTCATGACGGACGGGCGTTGCCATGCCTGCCATCCCGATGCCGTGGTTCGGGAGGTCAGTCCCTTTTCCCGGAACCGCCGGCTCATTACCCTCATCAACACCGATGTCCCCGGTGGCAGCGGGCTGGGTCTTGTGGCCATGGCCGAAGTGGTAGCCCTCATGATCGGTGGCATCCGTCAGGCCTGCAGCCAAAAGGCTTACGATCATCCCACAGATCTTCTTCCGGGCATGTTCATCCATAAGGGATGGCCCAAAAGCCTGTTTTATCCGGGCAGTTCCACCGTTGTTCTTTTGTTTGAAAAGGATCGTATGGACTTTGACAGGGATCTTGTATCCAACAGCCTTCGCAGGGATGTGGCCAGCTGTTTCAGCAGGGGCTTTGGCCTAAGTCTTGTGGAAACCGAGGTGAAGGTGAGGGAAACCATAGGAAGGACGTCAACCGCCCTGAATTTTTAA
- a CDS encoding uracil-xanthine permease family protein gives MEKQAMQYGLDEWPPPARMLVFGLQWLAVTIVTVIIIGKVVAGLQYSDPGQQLLYMQKLFFVMGAALLFQILWGHRMPLITGPATVLLVAILAGSDSSVDAIYTSIAAGGAFLVLLSITGLFSRMAGLFTPRVVAAILILIALTITPTILNLLLMGASQENILTHLGFALIFFVTMVLADRLLPGIWKSTMMVWAIVGGSFLCLLLLPPDNWRRAGDAGVVAPFFSGFTTSPVWEPGLLISFVICFIALSINDLGSIRALGQIIRPPAMERRVSAGITLSGFANMVAGFFGVIGPVNFSMSVGIVAANGNASRFTMIPTSMGMMTMAFFPAVVAFTWNVPALVVGTLLLYIMCAQMAAGLMVAFGNGEFSFQDGLTLGIPMMLGILVSYMPPEVRVALPPLLVPILGNGFVVGVFAALSLEHIVFRRSRREKAEEEVLSQH, from the coding sequence TTGGAAAAGCAGGCAATGCAGTATGGTCTTGATGAGTGGCCCCCTCCGGCCCGGATGCTGGTTTTTGGATTGCAGTGGCTGGCTGTCACCATAGTTACCGTAATCATTATCGGCAAGGTGGTGGCCGGTCTGCAGTACAGCGATCCCGGCCAGCAGTTGCTGTATATGCAGAAACTGTTTTTTGTTATGGGAGCGGCTTTGTTGTTTCAGATTCTGTGGGGGCACCGAATGCCTCTGATCACCGGACCAGCAACGGTTCTGCTGGTGGCGATTCTGGCGGGTTCAGACAGCTCCGTGGATGCCATCTATACGTCCATTGCTGCAGGTGGAGCCTTTCTGGTGCTCCTGAGTATTACGGGCCTTTTTTCGCGTATGGCAGGGCTGTTTACCCCAAGGGTGGTGGCAGCCATTCTCATTCTTATTGCCCTTACCATTACGCCCACCATTCTGAACCTCCTTCTTATGGGTGCATCTCAGGAAAATATTCTGACTCACCTTGGCTTTGCCCTTATTTTTTTTGTGACCATGGTCCTGGCGGACAGGCTTTTGCCCGGTATCTGGAAGTCAACCATGATGGTCTGGGCCATAGTTGGGGGAAGCTTTCTCTGTCTGTTGCTGCTTCCCCCTGATAACTGGCGCCGTGCGGGGGATGCCGGTGTGGTTGCCCCTTTTTTTTCCGGGTTTACTACCAGCCCTGTCTGGGAACCCGGCCTGCTTATCTCCTTTGTGATCTGTTTTATTGCCCTTTCCATCAACGACCTGGGTTCCATTCGCGCACTGGGACAGATTATCCGGCCGCCAGCCATGGAAAGGCGGGTGAGTGCTGGTATCACCCTGAGTGGTTTTGCCAATATGGTGGCAGGTTTTTTCGGAGTGATCGGACCGGTGAATTTTTCCATGAGTGTGGGGATTGTTGCCGCCAATGGAAATGCCTCCCGCTTTACCATGATCCCCACCAGTATGGGGATGATGACCATGGCCTTTTTCCCCGCCGTGGTGGCCTTCACGTGGAATGTACCGGCTCTTGTGGTGGGGACCCTCCTCCTTTATATCATGTGTGCCCAAATGGCCGCTGGCCTTATGGTGGCCTTTGGTAACGGGGAATTTTCCTTTCAGGATGGTCTGACCCTGGGAATTCCCATGATGCTCGGCATTCTTGTTTCTTATATGCCGCCGGAAGTCAGGGTGGCGCTGCCTCCCCTTCTGGTACCCATTCTGGGTAATGGTTTTGTGGTGGGGGTTTTCGCAGCGCTGTCTCTGGAACATATTGTTTTTCGTAGAAGCAGGAGGGAAAAGGCAGAGGAAGAGGTGCTTTCTCAACACTGA